In Candidatus Defluviilinea proxima, a single genomic region encodes these proteins:
- a CDS encoding glycoside hydrolase family 3 C-terminal domain-containing protein — MSRIDDLLQQLTLEEKISMLAASDLWFTTPVPRLNIPYIHVADGPNGVRGTWSKMSPTSAATPIGTALGATWNPEIVEKIGNVLAEECQTKNADILLAPTVNIHRTPIAGRNFECFSEDPYLTGIMASAYIKGLQDKGVGACIKHFVGNDQEFERHSMSSEIDERTLREIYLEPFRIAIRNSNPWTIMSGYNRVNGVYACEYDHSLKEILKGEWKFEGAVVSDWYGTYTDTVPAGGLDIEFPGNARWMSPELVQKALDNGSLSMDSLNDKVRRLLLVTEKAGLLDNPERPTERAEDKPEHRKIIRQAAGEAIVLLKNGGNLPLKKVKSIAVIGPHASNASIFGGGSSSGFLPHYIVSPLEGIKNRAGKKVKVDYAPGCFIHRNLPALAPETLSTADGRLGLSVSLFDGTEFAGTPLYQSVEPIPTFDWFHNSIPAVNRQNFSMIVEGFFTPKESGKHKISLNGMGWSRLFLDGKLLIDHTDDGHLGKELKTEIKLKGGKAYALKLEYWFQGDSQFRSVAIGHEPPHSKDLIGDAVKLAKKSDVVILVASLNKEWEAEGFDRVDMKLPGEQNKLIKEVLKANKNTVVVLNVGSPVEMPWIDKAQTVLQLWYNSQEQGNALADVLFGDVNPSGKLPTTFPVRLEDNPAYINYPGENSKVKYGEGIFVGYRYYDKKDVTPLFPFGHGLSYTKFKYSNLKLNAKKISPDGTLKVKVDVTNTGKVAGKEIVQLYVRDVKSTFARPEKELKAFDKVELKPGQKKTVTFTLDREAFWYFDTITNTWQVEAGEFEILVGASSRDIRLSDKVVLE; from the coding sequence ATGTCAAGAATAGACGACCTCCTCCAACAACTTACCCTCGAAGAAAAAATCTCCATGCTAGCCGCATCGGATTTGTGGTTCACGACGCCTGTACCTCGCTTGAACATTCCCTACATCCATGTCGCAGACGGCCCCAACGGTGTCCGTGGCACATGGAGCAAAATGTCGCCGACCTCCGCCGCCACGCCAATTGGTACAGCGCTGGGCGCAACATGGAATCCAGAAATCGTCGAAAAGATCGGCAACGTGCTGGCAGAAGAATGCCAAACCAAGAACGCCGATATCCTCCTTGCTCCAACAGTTAACATCCACCGCACACCGATCGCTGGACGCAACTTCGAGTGTTTCTCCGAAGACCCGTATCTGACGGGCATCATGGCATCTGCCTACATCAAAGGCTTACAGGATAAAGGTGTCGGTGCATGTATCAAACATTTTGTCGGTAACGATCAGGAGTTCGAGCGTCATTCGATGAGTTCTGAGATTGACGAACGCACTCTGCGAGAAATTTATCTTGAGCCGTTCCGCATCGCCATTCGCAATTCCAACCCGTGGACGATCATGTCTGGTTATAACCGTGTCAACGGAGTCTATGCCTGCGAATACGACCACTCCCTCAAGGAGATACTCAAAGGCGAATGGAAGTTTGAAGGCGCAGTCGTCTCTGATTGGTATGGCACGTACACCGATACTGTCCCTGCTGGTGGACTCGATATAGAATTCCCCGGCAACGCCCGCTGGATGTCGCCTGAGCTTGTGCAAAAGGCTCTCGATAACGGGAGCCTCTCGATGGATAGCCTGAACGACAAGGTTCGGCGTCTGCTTCTCGTCACAGAGAAGGCGGGTCTCCTTGATAATCCCGAACGCCCAACTGAACGTGCCGAGGATAAACCCGAGCATCGCAAGATCATCCGTCAGGCGGCGGGTGAGGCGATTGTCCTACTCAAGAACGGCGGCAATCTTCCGCTCAAGAAGGTTAAGTCGATTGCAGTCATTGGCCCGCATGCTTCGAACGCCAGTATCTTTGGTGGTGGCAGTTCATCGGGTTTCCTCCCGCATTACATTGTTTCACCGCTCGAAGGCATTAAGAATCGTGCAGGTAAAAAAGTGAAAGTGGATTACGCACCTGGATGCTTTATCCATCGCAATTTGCCTGCTCTTGCTCCCGAAACTTTATCCACCGCAGACGGGCGCCTCGGACTCAGTGTGAGTCTGTTCGACGGAACCGAATTTGCTGGTACTCCCCTGTATCAGTCTGTCGAACCCATTCCCACTTTTGACTGGTTCCATAATTCCATCCCTGCTGTGAACCGTCAAAACTTCTCGATGATCGTGGAAGGATTCTTCACGCCGAAAGAATCAGGCAAGCATAAGATCTCGCTCAATGGCATGGGCTGGAGTCGACTCTTCCTCGATGGCAAGCTCCTCATTGATCACACGGACGATGGTCACTTGGGCAAAGAGCTCAAGACCGAGATCAAACTCAAAGGCGGAAAAGCCTATGCCCTCAAATTGGAATACTGGTTCCAAGGCGATTCGCAATTCCGCTCTGTGGCGATCGGGCACGAACCCCCTCACAGCAAAGATTTGATCGGCGATGCAGTGAAGCTTGCCAAAAAATCAGACGTGGTCATTCTCGTCGCTAGTTTGAACAAAGAATGGGAAGCCGAAGGTTTCGACCGCGTGGATATGAAACTCCCCGGCGAGCAGAACAAACTCATCAAGGAAGTTCTCAAAGCGAACAAAAACACTGTCGTTGTTTTGAATGTTGGTTCTCCTGTTGAAATGCCGTGGATCGATAAAGCTCAGACCGTTCTTCAACTCTGGTACAACAGTCAGGAACAAGGCAACGCGCTTGCGGATGTATTGTTTGGCGATGTAAACCCCTCTGGTAAATTGCCAACCACATTCCCCGTTCGTTTGGAAGATAACCCTGCTTACATCAACTACCCGGGCGAAAATAGCAAAGTCAAATATGGCGAAGGCATTTTCGTTGGCTATCGCTATTACGACAAAAAAGATGTAACGCCTTTGTTCCCGTTTGGTCACGGGTTGTCCTATACCAAGTTCAAGTACAGCAACCTGAAATTAAACGCCAAGAAAATCTCACCGGATGGCACACTCAAGGTTAAGGTGGATGTGACCAACACGGGCAAAGTCGCTGGCAAAGAGATCGTTCAACTTTACGTGCGCGATGTCAAATCCACGTTTGCCCGCCCCGAAAAAGAACTCAAAGCTTTTGATAAAGTGGAACTAAAACCCGGCCAAAAGAAGACAGTTACCTTCACACTTGACCGTGAAGCTTTCTGGTATTTCGACACCATTACGAACACATGGCAAGTCGAGGCAGGTGAGTTTGAAATTCTCGTTGGCGCATCCAGCCGTGACATTCGCTTGAGCGACAAGGTTGTGCTGGAATAA